Proteins co-encoded in one Candidatus Stoquefichus sp. SB1 genomic window:
- a CDS encoding BglG family transcription antiterminator — MKNSHKILHYLLQKNDWVKGSELSRYLAISQRQVRKYISTINSKEQIIISSSQGYKIDKKKYDNFLYNQKHIPTEQEKRHEYIIQKLITHPHGYNIFDFADELYVSETTIKKDIQIIKSFIDKYRLSIVRNKDIVKLLGHEEYMRKLIYSFISDYSFHTQFFQEGFHLFEIQYDYNEIQLKLKDAMNHYHLVCNDFSLNNLTTHLIIILNRVESGYQLLEEIEDNQITESNSYRVALMMKDYFMEEYGILFNEPELMNIALIIANNISQSNMINYDDLNLRNIHKYVDHKYIEITRNIIQMVEENYYLIPFKESFISKFILHIQNLFFRAHNNFHVKNPLADTIKMSYPLIYDIAVFIAQQIKQNYDIDLNEDEIAFISFHIGSYFEDNSFTKMTRVNCAYIYIEYYDFYKTTLKKLCQRFHDKISIEKVTPISNYIDEIDPNIDLLILDTGINTHFQTKSVYIKPFLDLDDYHKIEEIIEEISFIKQRNELKDYILSFFNEQLFYKNPPFIDKDNTLLQMTKDLSRLHYTGKDFYHDVLNREALSSTAFHDIAVPHALTAKSAHKSFISIALFNDGILWSENKYVHVVAIIGINDNSRKIFSKFFDQLIHIFDNPANIQKLLDTHNFDEFFNVINLLFSSDQ, encoded by the coding sequence ATGAAGAACTCTCATAAAATTCTACACTATCTTTTACAAAAGAATGATTGGGTTAAGGGTAGTGAATTATCTCGCTATCTTGCCATATCACAAAGACAAGTTAGAAAATATATTTCTACAATTAATAGTAAAGAACAAATAATTATTTCAAGTTCTCAAGGATATAAAATTGATAAGAAAAAATATGATAACTTTCTTTATAATCAAAAACATATACCTACAGAACAAGAAAAAAGACATGAATATATTATCCAAAAACTCATCACTCATCCCCATGGATATAATATTTTTGATTTTGCTGATGAACTTTATGTGAGTGAAACAACAATTAAGAAAGATATTCAAATCATTAAATCTTTTATTGATAAATATAGACTTTCAATTGTTAGAAATAAAGATATTGTGAAATTATTAGGTCATGAAGAATATATGCGTAAATTAATATACTCTTTTATCTCTGATTATTCTTTTCATACTCAATTTTTTCAGGAAGGTTTTCATTTATTTGAAATTCAATATGATTATAATGAAATCCAATTAAAATTAAAGGATGCTATGAATCATTATCATCTTGTTTGTAATGATTTTTCTCTTAATAATCTAACAACACACCTTATCATTATTTTAAATCGAGTAGAGAGCGGATATCAGTTATTAGAAGAAATTGAAGATAATCAGATAACTGAATCTAATAGTTATCGTGTTGCTTTAATGATGAAAGATTATTTTATGGAAGAGTATGGTATTTTATTTAATGAGCCTGAATTAATGAATATTGCTCTTATTATTGCAAATAATATTAGTCAATCAAATATGATTAATTATGATGATCTCAATCTTCGTAATATTCATAAGTATGTAGATCATAAATATATTGAAATTACTAGAAATATCATTCAAATGGTGGAAGAGAATTACTATTTAATTCCATTTAAAGAAAGTTTTATTTCTAAATTCATTTTGCATATTCAAAATCTTTTTTTCAGAGCTCATAATAATTTTCATGTTAAAAATCCATTAGCTGATACAATTAAAATGTCTTATCCTCTTATCTATGATATTGCTGTCTTTATTGCTCAACAAATTAAACAAAATTATGATATTGATCTTAATGAAGATGAGATTGCATTTATTTCATTTCATATAGGTTCATATTTTGAAGATAATTCCTTTACGAAAATGACCAGAGTTAATTGTGCTTATATTTACATAGAATATTATGACTTTTATAAAACAACACTAAAAAAGCTTTGTCAAAGATTTCATGATAAGATCTCTATTGAAAAAGTAACACCCATAAGTAATTATATTGATGAAATAGATCCAAACATTGATTTACTTATACTTGATACTGGTATTAATACACATTTTCAAACAAAATCTGTTTATATTAAACCATTTTTAGATTTAGATGATTATCATAAGATAGAAGAAATTATTGAAGAAATTTCTTTTATAAAGCAACGTAACGAACTTAAAGATTATATTCTTAGTTTTTTCAATGAACAATTATTTTACAAGAATCCTCCATTTATTGACAAAGATAACACGCTTCTTCAAATGACTAAAGATTTATCTCGTTTACATTATACAGGAAAAGATTTTTATCATGATGTTCTCAATAGAGAAGCCCTTTCTTCAACCGCTTTTCATGATATTGCTGTTCCTCATGCCTTAACAGCAAAAAGTGCTCATAAAAGCTTTATTTCCATTGCTTTATTTAATGATGGCATTCTTTGGTCAGAAAATAAATATGTTCATGTTGTGGCAATTATTGGAATCAATGACAATTCAAGAAAAATATTCTCTAAGTTTTTTGATCAATTAATTCATATATTTGATAATCCTGCCAATATTCAAAAACTTCTTGATACCCATAATTTTGATGAATTTTTTAATGTTATTAATCTACTTTTCTCATCTGATCAATAA
- a CDS encoding PTS sugar transporter subunit IIC, which translates to MNYVEEHVAPLIRKIGQNIWIGATQEAILAAVPATLVGSVATLISVFRGFGLSFLPDLSMLSNFSFGLFGLFLAYQLPCIIMEKKRHRKVARQAGLAGLGLFLLLVYPSFNEQGNLVLTTANLGAGGMLNALVSGYITAMVFNIFANHSFFKEDSALPSFIVTWFDSIIPWTLCLLFGILLTFTLEFDLIEAIRALLLPISAFSQSFGGFILVIALILFMYSFGISAWIIYPLLSLIWMEGQNANLALVAQGLAPTNIHTYEVFQMCFIGGQGATLALCLFMSFLAKSKRVKTVGRAALIPSIFNINEPIVYGAPVAFNPTLMIPFWFAGLANSIIVWIAFSSGLCTVPIEPFRMTMPSLFYAPLALKSVSGLILHLICFIATAVIYYPFFKVYDKQCCEQDENKKIAS; encoded by the coding sequence ATGAATTATGTGGAAGAGCATGTTGCACCATTAATTAGAAAAATTGGACAAAATATATGGATTGGTGCAACACAAGAAGCTATTCTTGCTGCTGTTCCAGCGACGTTAGTGGGATCAGTTGCCACATTAATTAGTGTTTTTAGAGGTTTTGGACTTTCATTTTTACCAGATTTATCAATGTTAAGTAATTTTTCTTTTGGTTTATTTGGATTATTTCTAGCATATCAGCTTCCTTGCATTATTATGGAGAAAAAGAGACATAGAAAAGTAGCAAGACAAGCTGGTTTGGCTGGATTAGGTTTGTTTTTATTGCTGGTATATCCAAGTTTTAATGAACAGGGAAATCTTGTTTTAACAACAGCGAATCTTGGGGCTGGAGGTATGTTAAATGCATTGGTTTCAGGATATATTACTGCCATGGTTTTCAATATTTTTGCAAATCATTCATTTTTTAAAGAAGATTCAGCTTTACCTTCTTTTATAGTGACATGGTTTGATTCAATTATTCCATGGACATTATGTTTGTTATTTGGAATATTATTAACATTTACATTAGAGTTTGATTTAATTGAAGCAATTAGAGCACTATTACTTCCAATTTCAGCCTTCTCGCAATCATTTGGTGGATTTATATTGGTTATTGCATTGATTTTATTTATGTATTCCTTTGGGATTTCAGCTTGGATTATCTATCCTTTATTATCATTAATATGGATGGAAGGACAAAATGCAAATTTAGCTTTAGTTGCTCAGGGATTAGCACCAACAAATATTCACACATATGAAGTTTTCCAAATGTGTTTTATTGGGGGACAAGGCGCGACTTTAGCATTATGTTTGTTTATGTCTTTTTTAGCCAAATCAAAACGTGTTAAGACAGTTGGACGTGCGGCACTCATACCATCTATCTTTAATATTAACGAACCGATTGTTTATGGTGCGCCTGTTGCTTTTAATCCAACATTAATGATTCCATTTTGGTTTGCTGGCTTAGCCAATTCTATAATCGTTTGGATTGCTTTCTCTTCGGGTCTTTGCACCGTTCCAATAGAACCGTTCCGTATGACAATGCCTTCTCTTTTTTATGCCCCATTAGCATTAAAATCAGTAAGTGGTTTAATACTGCATCTGATATGTTTTATAGCAACAGCAGTTATTTATTATCCTTTCTTTAAAGTTTATGATAAACAGTGCTGTGAGCAAGATGAAAATAAAAAAATAGCTTCTTAA
- a CDS encoding ABC transporter ATP-binding protein, with amino-acid sequence MARQITTAKPKDLRKTLGSFQKYMGHYKYSLGFVALLVMVSTGVNLWGTFQIRTVVNRYILPQDYQGLISFVLIMAMVYAVGATSTAIYKQVMVHTSQKIVKDIRQDLFHKMQKLPLRYFDSHTHGNIMSRFTNDLDTVQDAFNNCFDNLIQSFIMITGTLILIFVLNWQLSLIVLVCMIAMYFLIQYLSQRSKYYFKQQQMSLGNLNGFIEEMVDGVKVVKVFNHESQNIEEFNRRNAALQHASTEALTYSGRTIPTVVSISYFNYAIVACVGGFMTIAGMMDLGSLSSYLIFVRQTAQPVNQFTQQLNFILAAMAGAERIFEMMEEKEEIDDGLVTLTCVTQDENGTLQECSHHTGHWAWRHPRENGEVELVPLTGDVRFHDVVFGYDENVTILKDINLFAKPGQKIAFVGSTGAGKTTITNLINRFYDIQSGSITYDGIDIKLIKKDDLRRSISIVLQDTHLFTGTIADNIRYGKLNAAMDEVIDAAKLANAHSFIKRLPDGYQTMLTGDGANLSQGQRQLIAIARAAIANPPVLILDEATSSIDTRTEKLIEKGMDRLMENRTVFVIAHRLSTVRNSNAIMVLDHGQIIERGSHDELIAQKGRYYQLYTGQFELD; translated from the coding sequence ATGGCTAGACAAATCACAACTGCAAAGCCTAAAGATTTAAGGAAAACATTAGGCTCTTTTCAAAAGTATATGGGACATTATAAATATTCATTAGGATTCGTTGCTTTATTAGTTATGGTGAGTACTGGAGTAAACCTATGGGGAACATTTCAAATTCGTACTGTCGTTAATCGCTATATTTTACCTCAAGATTATCAAGGTTTAATTTCATTCGTACTCATTATGGCAATGGTTTATGCGGTAGGTGCAACTTCTACAGCGATTTACAAACAAGTCATGGTGCATACATCTCAAAAGATAGTCAAAGATATAAGACAAGATTTATTTCATAAAATGCAAAAACTGCCATTACGTTATTTTGATAGTCATACGCATGGAAATATTATGAGTCGTTTTACAAATGATTTAGATACAGTTCAAGATGCTTTTAATAACTGTTTTGATAATTTAATTCAAAGTTTCATAATGATTACCGGAACACTTATCTTAATTTTTGTCTTAAATTGGCAGCTTTCATTAATTGTTTTGGTTTGTATGATTGCAATGTACTTTTTGATTCAATATTTAAGTCAACGTAGTAAATATTACTTTAAACAACAGCAAATGTCTTTAGGAAATCTCAATGGGTTTATTGAAGAAATGGTTGATGGTGTTAAAGTTGTTAAAGTTTTTAATCATGAATCACAAAATATAGAAGAGTTTAATCGTCGAAATGCAGCTTTACAACATGCTTCTACAGAAGCTTTAACATATTCAGGAAGAACAATTCCAACAGTTGTTAGTATTTCTTATTTCAATTATGCGATTGTTGCTTGTGTCGGTGGCTTTATGACGATTGCTGGAATGATGGATTTAGGAAGTTTATCTTCATATCTGATTTTTGTAAGACAAACAGCTCAACCAGTCAATCAATTTACCCAACAATTGAATTTTATTTTGGCAGCCATGGCTGGAGCAGAAAGAATATTTGAAATGATGGAAGAAAAAGAAGAAATAGATGATGGTCTTGTGACATTGACTTGTGTCACTCAAGATGAGAATGGGACATTACAAGAATGTTCACATCATACTGGTCATTGGGCATGGCGTCATCCTCGTGAGAATGGAGAGGTTGAATTGGTTCCATTAACTGGCGATGTCCGTTTCCATGATGTTGTTTTTGGTTATGATGAAAATGTTACGATTTTAAAAGATATTAATCTGTTTGCAAAACCGGGTCAAAAGATTGCTTTTGTAGGAAGTACAGGCGCAGGAAAGACAACAATTACTAATTTAATCAATCGTTTTTATGATATCCAAAGTGGAAGTATTACTTATGATGGAATTGATATTAAACTCATTAAAAAAGATGATCTACGCAGATCAATATCTATTGTTTTACAAGATACCCATTTATTTACTGGAACAATTGCAGATAATATTCGTTATGGAAAATTAAATGCGGCAATGGATGAAGTCATTGATGCAGCAAAACTTGCCAATGCCCATAGCTTTATTAAGCGTTTGCCTGATGGTTATCAGACAATGCTGACGGGTGATGGTGCAAACTTATCACAAGGACAACGTCAATTGATTGCGATTGCCAGAGCAGCAATTGCGAATCCACCAGTATTGATTCTCGATGAAGCCACAAGTTCTATCGATACACGTACTGAAAAACTGATTGAAAAAGGTATGGATCGATTAATGGAAAATCGTACGGTTTTTGTGATTGCGCATCGTTTATCAACAGTTAGAAATTCAAATGCTATTATGGTATTGGATCATGGACAAATTATTGAACGTGGTAGTCATGATGAGTTAATTGCTCAAAAAGGACGTTATTATCAATTGTATACTGGACAATTTGAATTAGATTAA
- a CDS encoding PTS lactose/cellobiose transporter subunit IIA, translating to MKQMDMMIKEYNASDLNKLAMEIILYAGDCRNLVNEAFKATGDGKDYEEIKELFNQARLKITKAHKLQTDVIQNTILNEKQEMTMLFIHAQDTLMTINSELFISENVIQLYCKNGLHIKFNE from the coding sequence ATGAAACAGATGGATATGATGATAAAAGAATATAATGCAAGTGATTTAAACAAATTAGCAATGGAGATTATTTTATATGCAGGGGATTGCAGAAATTTAGTTAATGAAGCTTTTAAAGCAACTGGAGATGGCAAAGATTACGAAGAAATTAAAGAGTTGTTTAATCAGGCAAGATTAAAAATTACAAAAGCCCATAAATTACAAACGGATGTTATACAGAATACGATTTTAAATGAGAAGCAGGAGATGACGATGTTATTTATTCATGCTCAGGATACTCTTATGACAATCAATTCAGAATTATTTATTTCTGAAAATGTTATTCAATTATATTGTAAAAATGGACTACATATAAAATTTAATGAATAG
- a CDS encoding recombinase family protein, whose amino-acid sequence MKKTVYGYIRVSSKDQNEDRQVIAMKSFGVLPSHMIIEKQSGKDFNRPLYQRLIKKLQPDDIIVIKSIDRLGRNYDEIIEQWRMITKVKQASIVVLDMPLLDTRKERDLMGVLISDIVLQLLSYVAQTEREMIHQRQAEGIAAAKAKGVQFGPQRKKLPEEFYFYAKLWHKGDISSRQAAKHLGISYQTFLRRVKEMQHI is encoded by the coding sequence ATGAAAAAAACAGTTTATGGATATATTCGTGTATCAAGTAAAGATCAAAATGAAGATCGACAGGTGATTGCTATGAAGTCATTTGGTGTTTTACCATCACATATGATTATTGAAAAACAATCAGGAAAAGATTTTAATCGTCCATTATATCAAAGACTTATTAAAAAGTTACAACCAGATGATATTATTGTCATTAAAAGCATTGATAGATTAGGTAGGAATTATGATGAAATTATTGAACAATGGCGGATGATAACCAAAGTAAAACAAGCAAGCATTGTTGTTTTAGATATGCCATTATTAGATACACGAAAAGAACGTGATTTAATGGGTGTACTTATTTCAGATATTGTTTTACAGCTATTGAGCTATGTTGCTCAAACCGAAAGAGAAATGATTCACCAAAGACAAGCTGAAGGCATTGCAGCAGCCAAGGCGAAAGGTGTACAATTTGGACCGCAAAGAAAAAAACTGCCTGAAGAATTTTATTTTTATGCTAAGTTATGGCATAAGGGTGATATATCTTCAAGACAGGCTGCTAAACATCTTGGCATTTCTTATCAAACTTTTTTAAGGAGAGTTAAAGAAATGCAACATATTTAA
- a CDS encoding glycoside hydrolase family 1 protein produces MNKFPKGFFWGGATSAAQIEGAYNEDGKGLETGDCKTAGSFSKRREITFIDKDGHFGSMPSSLGKSLPKGAHQAILDGYFYPSHEAIDFYHHYKEDIALLAEMGFKMLRMSISWSRIYPTGIEEEPNQKGIAFYKDVFKELHKYDIEPLVTIFHGDLPLYLEEHYQGWVNRELIDFYMKLAKTCLTEFKGLVKYWLPFNEMNDYLLMLDMFGNVSTKESHKHSFQMIHNMLVANARTVKLAHQIDSENKVGSMICGIPNYPGSCDPVDILETRYRWEKGIYYTGDVQCFGEYSPFSKRLWNEYEICLNTKPQDFVDFKNGTVDFYTFSYYMTNIVTTHEVNDIVQGNFANGARNPYLEYSEWGWSYDPKGLRYYLEVIYDRYHLPMMITENGLGAIDKLEEDGSIHDDYRIRYLQDHLHECKIAIEHGVDLIGYTMWGCIDLVSASTGQMSKRYGFIYVDRDDEGNGTQKRIKKDSYYWYQTVIATNGEEL; encoded by the coding sequence ATGAATAAATTTCCAAAAGGATTTTTTTGGGGCGGAGCAACTTCAGCAGCTCAAATAGAAGGGGCTTATAATGAAGATGGCAAAGGTTTAGAAACAGGTGATTGTAAAACAGCAGGATCGTTTTCAAAAAGAAGAGAAATAACATTTATAGATAAAGATGGACATTTTGGGTCTATGCCATCAAGTCTTGGCAAATCACTTCCTAAAGGAGCACATCAAGCAATTCTTGATGGATATTTTTATCCAAGTCATGAGGCAATTGACTTTTATCATCATTATAAGGAAGATATTGCTCTGTTGGCAGAAATGGGATTTAAAATGCTGAGAATGTCTATTTCTTGGTCAAGAATTTATCCAACAGGTATTGAAGAAGAACCCAATCAAAAAGGAATTGCATTTTATAAGGATGTTTTTAAAGAATTACATAAATATGATATTGAACCATTAGTGACAATTTTCCATGGAGATTTACCTTTATATCTTGAGGAACATTATCAAGGATGGGTTAATCGTGAACTGATTGATTTCTATATGAAATTAGCCAAAACATGTTTAACAGAATTCAAAGGTTTGGTTAAATATTGGTTACCATTTAATGAAATGAATGACTATTTACTGATGTTAGATATGTTTGGAAATGTTTCTACAAAAGAGAGTCACAAACACAGTTTTCAGATGATTCATAATATGTTAGTTGCCAATGCAAGAACAGTGAAGTTGGCTCATCAGATTGATTCAGAAAATAAAGTAGGCTCAATGATTTGTGGTATTCCCAATTATCCTGGAAGCTGTGATCCGGTAGATATTTTAGAAACAAGATATCGCTGGGAAAAAGGGATTTATTATACAGGTGATGTACAATGTTTTGGAGAGTATTCACCATTTTCAAAAAGATTGTGGAATGAATATGAAATTTGTTTAAATACAAAACCACAGGATTTTGTAGACTTTAAAAATGGAACTGTTGATTTCTACACATTTTCTTACTATATGACAAATATTGTAACAACTCATGAGGTTAATGATATTGTTCAGGGGAATTTTGCTAATGGAGCAAGAAATCCATACTTAGAATATTCTGAGTGGGGCTGGTCATATGATCCAAAAGGATTACGCTATTATTTAGAGGTCATATATGATCGTTATCATCTACCAATGATGATTACCGAAAACGGTTTAGGAGCAATTGATAAACTGGAAGAAGATGGTTCTATTCATGATGATTATCGTATTCGATATTTACAAGATCATCTACATGAATGTAAAATAGCAATTGAACATGGGGTTGATTTAATTGGATATACAATGTGGGGCTGTATAGATCTTGTCAGTGCAAGTACAGGACAGATGTCGAAACGATATGGATTTATTTATGTGGATAGAGATGATGAAGGAAATGGGACGCAAAAAAGAATAAAGAAAGATTCTTATTATTGGTATCAAACAGTGATTGCAACAAATGGGGAAGAACTTTAA
- a CDS encoding PHP domain-containing protein, protein MIDGHMHLENGPLTKEYVLEFVESAHQKGLDEIQILDHTHRFIEFEPIYEELKQYEVQKTWLENKKMKFKDHLSDFIELMEEVKAMDLPVKVTYGLEVCYVPQHEEYIRNVLSQYHFDFVVGAIHSIDGILYDMGFSKELLWDKYDVNHIYKRYYELVFQLIESDLFTQLAHPDTIKLFEIYPTYDLKPTYEKLAQLLNKHQMKAENNVGCYYRYNHPDMGLSDELLEILKKNHVELITASDAHKPSDVGSYIKEAMQRII, encoded by the coding sequence ATGATAGATGGACATATGCATTTAGAAAATGGACCACTAACAAAAGAATATGTATTAGAGTTTGTAGAATCAGCACATCAAAAAGGATTGGATGAAATTCAAATATTAGACCATACACATCGTTTTATTGAATTTGAACCTATTTATGAAGAATTAAAGCAATATGAAGTTCAAAAAACATGGTTAGAAAATAAAAAGATGAAATTCAAAGATCATCTTAGTGATTTTATTGAATTAATGGAAGAAGTCAAAGCAATGGATCTACCTGTTAAAGTCACATATGGACTAGAAGTCTGTTATGTTCCACAACATGAAGAGTATATTAGAAATGTTTTATCACAGTATCATTTTGATTTTGTGGTAGGGGCTATTCATTCTATTGATGGTATATTATATGATATGGGATTTTCTAAAGAATTATTATGGGATAAATATGATGTTAATCATATTTATAAGAGATACTATGAACTGGTTTTTCAGTTAATTGAATCTGATTTGTTTACACAACTTGCCCATCCAGATACGATTAAATTGTTTGAAATTTATCCAACATATGACTTGAAACCAACATATGAGAAGCTTGCTCAATTATTAAATAAACATCAAATGAAAGCAGAAAACAATGTAGGTTGTTATTATAGATATAATCATCCAGATATGGGATTATCTGATGAATTATTAGAGATATTGAAAAAAAATCATGTTGAATTGATAACCGCATCTGATGCACATAAACCAAGCGATGTTGGTAGTTATATCAAGGAAGCAATGCAAAGAATAATATAG
- a CDS encoding GGDEF domain-containing protein produces the protein MKYMMWEQLLESFKDTVLFQYDCHTNQIIYYPSSLFFYLNEEQIPKTIHPYEQDQLRSLFKEQSLYQDGQFYLRVLSQYKQELWCTLQYQYIYEEKTYIVGKITNVDRLFRQMKYFVEKSERDSFTGLFNKMTVEQKISEQLKICYSGMLLMMDIDGFKDINDHYGHLYGDKVLQWLTKRLQDVFYGDILGRVGGDEFIVFVKDIEHYHSFTLKIENLIHELKDEHLEFKQLSISIGISRYPEDGESYIELYDKADQAMYDVKHDQQRNYNYYQITKED, from the coding sequence ATGAAATATATGATGTGGGAACAATTGCTAGAAAGCTTTAAAGATACAGTTTTATTTCAATATGACTGTCATACCAATCAGATCATTTATTATCCTTCATCATTATTTTTCTATCTGAATGAAGAGCAAATTCCTAAGACCATACATCCTTATGAACAAGATCAATTAAGATCACTATTTAAAGAACAATCGTTATATCAGGATGGTCAATTCTATTTAAGAGTCTTAAGTCAGTACAAACAAGAATTATGGTGTACATTACAATATCAATATATTTATGAAGAAAAGACATATATTGTTGGGAAAATAACGAATGTTGATCGTTTGTTTAGACAAATGAAATATTTTGTAGAAAAATCAGAAAGAGATAGTTTTACAGGGTTATTTAATAAAATGACAGTTGAACAAAAAATAAGTGAACAACTTAAGATATGCTATAGTGGTATGTTATTGATGATGGATATTGATGGATTTAAAGATATTAATGATCATTATGGGCATTTATATGGAGATAAAGTTTTGCAGTGGTTGACAAAAAGATTACAAGATGTTTTTTATGGAGATATTTTAGGAAGAGTAGGTGGTGATGAGTTTATTGTATTTGTAAAAGATATAGAACATTATCATTCTTTTACTTTGAAGATTGAGAATTTAATTCATGAATTAAAGGACGAACATTTAGAGTTTAAACAGCTTTCAATAAGTATTGGTATTTCTAGATATCCAGAGGATGGAGAGAGTTATATTGAACTTTATGATAAAGCAGATCAGGCTATGTATGATGTTAAGCATGACCAACAAAGAAATTATAATTACTATCAGATAACAAAGGAAGATTAA
- a CDS encoding PTS sugar transporter subunit IIB: protein MKKILLCCGSGASSGFMAKNANTAAKVRQLDFHIKARSESEVEDYLDDIDLVMVGPHFKHRLEAIKEIASEYDVPVVLIDGIVYGALNGDGLIDQIIEVLQ from the coding sequence ATGAAAAAAATACTTTTATGTTGTGGTTCTGGTGCTTCGAGTGGCTTTATGGCAAAGAATGCCAATACTGCTGCAAAAGTAAGACAGCTTGATTTTCATATTAAAGCAAGAAGTGAATCAGAAGTTGAAGATTATTTAGATGATATTGATTTGGTTATGGTTGGACCACATTTTAAACACAGATTAGAGGCTATAAAAGAAATAGCAAGCGAATATGATGTGCCAGTTGTACTTATTGATGGAATTGTTTATGGTGCTTTAAATGGTGATGGTCTTATTGATCAGATTATTGAGGTTTTACAATAG
- a CDS encoding PD-(D/E)XK nuclease family transposase, which produces MIYLTSDVSLFRPDYLEALMDFRLIDDDFMTIALEDKDCLELILSLILHRHISIKKFFNQRVLKNLYGRDVKMDILAITDDNRYINIEVQRSNFGAHFKRARYHQSLIDASITVTNEQWQDIPSVCVIFFTEHDYLRKGLSLYHINRTLEETGEHIQDETQLIYVNASIQDDTPIGRLAHDFMCRDYHDMYYEVLKNRVRYFKDSEGGKLKMCKIMDDIRRKGEEEGWKKGVHDGEIKTKINIALKLMAKQNITFEEAMNLLDVCEDEQQIYRKMIFSS; this is translated from the coding sequence GTGATCTATTTGACATCTGATGTTTCTCTGTTTCGTCCCGATTATCTTGAAGCTCTTATGGATTTTCGACTCATAGATGATGATTTTATGACCATTGCCTTAGAAGATAAAGATTGTCTTGAACTCATCTTAAGTCTTATTCTCCATCGGCATATTTCCATTAAAAAATTTTTCAATCAACGTGTTCTTAAAAATCTATATGGTCGTGATGTGAAAATGGATATACTGGCTATAACAGATGATAACCGTTACATAAATATTGAAGTCCAAAGAAGCAATTTTGGTGCTCATTTTAAAAGAGCGAGATATCATCAAAGCCTTATTGATGCAAGTATCACAGTTACTAATGAACAGTGGCAGGATATACCTTCTGTTTGTGTTATCTTTTTTACAGAGCATGATTATCTCAGAAAAGGACTCTCACTCTACCATATCAATCGTACCCTTGAAGAAACAGGTGAGCACATTCAAGATGAAACGCAATTGATCTATGTGAATGCAAGCATTCAGGATGATACCCCAATTGGTAGGCTAGCACATGATTTCATGTGTAGGGATTATCATGATATGTACTACGAAGTCTTAAAGAATCGTGTGCGTTATTTCAAAGACAGTGAAGGAGGCAAGTTAAAAATGTGTAAAATTATGGATGATATTAGAAGAAAGGGCGAAGAAGAAGGATGGAAAAAAGGTGTTCATGATGGTGAGATAAAAACCAAAATAAATATTGCATTAAAGTTAATGGCTAAACAAAACATAACTTTTGAAGAAGCAATGAATTTATTAGATGTTTGTGAAGATGAACAACAAATTTATAGAAAAATGATTTTTTCTTCATAA